The Actinomycetes bacterium genome has a segment encoding these proteins:
- the xseA gene encoding exodeoxyribonuclease VII large subunit, protein MPLETSAEAPIPVRTVARLIGDWVGRLGRVWVEGQVAQLSRRPGAATCFLTLRDPVADVSLTVTCPARVLDQVVPPLADGARVVVWAKPDFYLGRGTLSLAAVEIRPVGLGALLARLEQLRTTLAAEGLFAAERKRALPFLPRTVGVVCGRGSAAERDVLENARRRWPGVAIRVENVAVQGPYAVPEVTAALARLDRDPEVDVIVIARGGGSVEDLLPFSEENLLRAVAACRTPVVSAIGHEQDTPLLDLVADARASTPTDAARLVVPDVGEELAALDRHRQRARRALESSLQREQHVLDGLRARPVLRSPETMLDARAAEIGETRERVRRAVGHRLDRARDELGHTRARLLALSPASTLARGYAILQRSDGLVVRDPAEVETGELLRAHVAAGVFTVRRD, encoded by the coding sequence GTGCCGCTCGAGACCTCCGCGGAGGCGCCGATCCCGGTCCGCACCGTCGCCCGTCTCATCGGCGATTGGGTCGGCCGACTCGGGCGCGTCTGGGTCGAGGGCCAGGTCGCCCAGCTCAGCCGCCGGCCCGGCGCCGCGACCTGCTTCCTCACCCTGCGTGATCCCGTCGCGGACGTCTCGCTCACGGTGACCTGCCCGGCGAGGGTCCTCGACCAGGTCGTGCCGCCCCTGGCCGACGGCGCGCGCGTGGTCGTGTGGGCCAAGCCGGACTTCTACCTCGGGCGCGGCACGCTGTCCCTCGCCGCCGTCGAGATCAGGCCGGTCGGCCTGGGCGCGCTGCTGGCCCGCCTCGAGCAGCTGCGGACGACACTGGCCGCCGAGGGGCTGTTCGCCGCCGAGCGCAAGCGCGCGCTGCCCTTCCTGCCGCGCACGGTCGGCGTGGTGTGCGGCCGCGGGTCCGCCGCCGAGCGGGACGTGCTCGAGAACGCGCGGCGTCGCTGGCCGGGCGTGGCGATCCGCGTCGAGAACGTGGCGGTGCAGGGCCCGTACGCCGTCCCGGAGGTGACCGCCGCCCTGGCCCGCCTCGACCGGGACCCCGAGGTCGACGTCATCGTCATCGCGCGGGGTGGCGGCAGCGTGGAGGACCTGCTGCCCTTCTCCGAGGAGAACCTGCTCCGGGCGGTCGCGGCCTGCCGCACGCCCGTCGTGAGCGCGATCGGCCACGAGCAGGACACCCCCCTACTGGACCTGGTCGCCGACGCCCGAGCGTCCACACCGACCGATGCCGCAAGGCTCGTGGTCCCCGACGTCGGCGAGGAGCTGGCCGCCCTGGACCGCCATCGCCAGCGCGCCCGGCGGGCGCTCGAGTCATCGCTCCAGCGCGAGCAGCACGTGCTCGACGGCCTGCGGGCCCGGCCGGTCCTGCGCAGCCCGGAGACGATGCTGGACGCGCGAGCGGCCGAGATCGGGGAAACGCGGGAACGGGTACGCCGGGCCGTCGGGCATCGCCTCGACCGCGCCCGGGACGAGCTGGGACACACCCGCGCCCGGCTCCTCGCGCTGTCGCCCGCGTCCACCCTGGCGCGGGGGTACGCGATCCTCCAGCGGTCGGACGGACTGGTGGTCCGCGATCCCGCCGAGGTCGAGACCGGGGAGCTGCTGCGGGCACACGTGGCGGCGGGCGTCTTCACCGTACGGCGTGACTAG
- a CDS encoding exodeoxyribonuclease VII small subunit: protein MTEPTDSLAAPETPSYEQARDELVEVVRRLEAGGASLEESLALWERGEYLAAVCQTWLDGARARLDAARAATGEAQPSAG from the coding sequence GTGACCGAGCCGACCGACTCCCTCGCCGCCCCCGAGACGCCGAGCTACGAGCAGGCCCGCGACGAGCTCGTCGAGGTGGTGCGCCGGCTCGAGGCCGGGGGTGCGAGCCTCGAGGAGTCGCTGGCGCTGTGGGAGCGCGGGGAGTACCTCGCCGCGGTGTGCCAGACCTGGCTGGACGGCGCACGCGCCCGCCTCGACGCCGCGCGCGCGGCGACCGGGGAGGCTCAACCCAGCGCGGGCTGA
- a CDS encoding DUF4245 domain-containing protein: MAEPHTERARRRGFETVGDMLRSLAVVMLAVLVIVVLSRHPHTPSVTVVDPTQARVAARAVGAFTPEEPVGLGAGWRLTSARFAEDGSIAAPVWHLGWVTPAGGYAALDQSDGPSAAFVATLLTEPVRAGNGSGPFAGWQRWTGQEKGWRAYVRGAGSTTLVVYGSASDVELAHLVGKLQPALG, from the coding sequence GTGGCTGAGCCGCACACCGAGCGCGCTCGCCGGCGCGGCTTCGAGACGGTCGGCGACATGCTGCGCTCGCTGGCTGTCGTCATGCTGGCGGTCCTCGTCATCGTCGTGCTGTCGCGCCATCCGCACACGCCGTCGGTCACCGTCGTCGACCCGACGCAGGCGAGGGTCGCCGCGCGGGCGGTCGGCGCCTTCACCCCGGAGGAACCGGTCGGGCTCGGGGCCGGCTGGCGGCTCACCAGCGCCCGCTTCGCCGAGGACGGTTCCATCGCTGCTCCGGTCTGGCATCTGGGCTGGGTCACGCCCGCCGGCGGCTACGCGGCGCTCGACCAGTCCGACGGACCGTCGGCCGCCTTCGTCGCCACCCTGCTCACCGAGCCGGTGCGCGCCGGCAACGGCTCGGGGCCCTTCGCGGGCTGGCAGCGCTGGACGGGTCAGGAGAAGGGCTGGCGGGCGTACGTGCGCGGCGCGGGGTCCACCACGCTGGTCGTCTATGGCTCGGCCTCCGATGTCGAGCTGGCCCACCTCGTAGGGAAGCTTCAGCCCGCGCTGGGTTGA
- a CDS encoding carbohydrate kinase, with protein MFTVLGESLVDVVVTPDGERRAHPGGSPANVAVGLARLGSAVWLLTEIGDDAYGHLLRDHFDANGVNLPVPLESARPTSIAEARIGPTGAATYVFDLRWNAPGTERPLPAGSTHAHTGSIGALLPPGGKKVPGWVEAARGRASVSYDPNVRPALMGAVESARPRVERLVALADVVKASDEDLAWLAPDTPLEEVASSWLDLGPALVVVTRGREGAFVTARSGSFELAPVPVTVVDTVGAGDAFMAGLLDGLRLADLLGPENREALYGASIETFEAPLRRAALVSAYTCSRRGSDPPTVHELEAWAAARADRPGSAFR; from the coding sequence GTGTTCACCGTGCTGGGGGAGTCCCTGGTCGACGTGGTCGTCACGCCCGACGGTGAGCGCCGCGCCCACCCCGGCGGCAGCCCCGCCAACGTCGCGGTGGGCCTGGCCCGGCTCGGCTCCGCGGTGTGGCTGCTCACCGAGATCGGGGACGACGCGTACGGGCACCTGTTGCGCGACCACTTCGACGCCAACGGCGTGAACCTGCCGGTCCCGCTGGAGTCCGCGCGCCCGACGTCGATCGCGGAGGCTCGGATCGGGCCGACCGGGGCCGCGACCTATGTCTTCGACCTGCGCTGGAACGCTCCCGGGACGGAACGCCCGCTGCCGGCGGGCAGCACCCACGCGCACACGGGGTCCATCGGCGCCCTGCTGCCTCCGGGGGGCAAGAAGGTGCCCGGCTGGGTCGAGGCGGCGCGAGGCCGCGCGAGCGTGTCCTACGACCCCAACGTGCGTCCGGCGCTCATGGGTGCGGTGGAGAGCGCCCGGCCCCGCGTGGAGCGGCTGGTCGCCCTCGCCGACGTGGTCAAGGCCAGCGACGAGGACCTGGCCTGGCTGGCGCCGGACACCCCGCTGGAGGAGGTCGCGAGCTCCTGGCTCGACCTCGGCCCCGCGCTGGTCGTGGTGACCCGGGGCCGTGAGGGCGCTTTCGTCACAGCGCGTTCCGGCAGCTTCGAGCTGGCCCCGGTCCCCGTGACCGTCGTCGACACTGTCGGTGCGGGGGATGCGTTCATGGCCGGGCTGCTCGACGGGCTGCGGCTGGCCGATCTGCTGGGCCCGGAGAACCGCGAGGCCCTGTATGGCGCCTCGATCGAGACCTTCGAGGCGCCGCTGCGACGCGCGGCGCTCGTGTCGGCGTACACCTGCTCGCGGCGCGGCTCCGACCCACCCACGGTCCACGAGCTCGAGGCGTGGGCAGCAGCGCGGGCGGATCGGCCCGGGTCGGCGTTCCGCTGA
- a CDS encoding fumarate hydratase produces the protein MHEFAYTDLLPTSGDETPYRLLTTDGVRRVEAGGRSFLEVSPEALRLLTYEAIHDISHLLRPGHLAQLRRILDDPEASPNDRFVALDLLKTANIAAGGVLPMCQDTGTAIVVGKRGQRVLTEGPDEEAISRGVYDAFQKLNLRYSQMAPLSMWEERNTGTNLPAQIEIYADTKPGHETTYEFLFMAKGGGSANKSFLFQETRAVLNPKAMAAFLEERIRALGTAACPPYHLAIVVGGTSAEFALKTAKYASARWLDTLPKAGSETGHGFRDQEMEAEVLGITQRLGIGAQFGGKYFCHDVRVVRLPRHGASVPIAIAVSCSADRQALARITEEGVFLEQLEHEPAHFLPETTDEHLSDDVVHIDLHQPMDAIRAQLSQLPVRTRLSLSGPMVVARDIAHAKIKERLDAGEGMPAYLRDMCVYYAGPAKTPAGYASGSFGPTTAGRMDSYVDAFQKAGGSFVMLAKGNRSPAVTKACQENGGFYLGSIGGPAARLAQDCIKSVEVLEYPELGMEAVWKIEVEDFPAFVVVDDKGNDFFSDPLGTSTPLVTRIPVGPPES, from the coding sequence ATGCACGAGTTCGCCTACACCGACCTGCTGCCCACCTCAGGCGACGAGACGCCGTACCGGCTCCTCACGACGGACGGCGTGCGTCGCGTCGAGGCCGGCGGCCGGTCCTTCCTCGAGGTGAGCCCCGAGGCGCTGCGGCTGCTGACCTACGAGGCGATCCACGACATCTCACACCTCCTTCGCCCGGGCCATCTCGCACAGCTGCGGCGCATCCTCGACGACCCCGAGGCGAGCCCGAACGACCGGTTCGTCGCGCTCGACCTGCTGAAGACCGCGAACATCGCGGCCGGCGGTGTCCTGCCGATGTGCCAGGACACCGGGACCGCGATCGTCGTCGGCAAGCGCGGCCAGCGCGTCCTGACCGAGGGACCGGACGAGGAGGCGATCAGCCGTGGCGTCTACGACGCGTTCCAGAAGCTGAACCTTCGCTACTCGCAGATGGCACCGCTGTCGATGTGGGAGGAGCGCAACACGGGCACGAACCTGCCGGCCCAGATCGAGATCTATGCGGACACCAAGCCGGGCCACGAGACGACGTATGAGTTCCTCTTCATGGCCAAGGGCGGCGGCTCGGCGAACAAGAGCTTCCTCTTCCAGGAGACGCGGGCAGTGCTGAACCCGAAGGCGATGGCGGCCTTCCTGGAGGAGCGGATCCGCGCCCTGGGCACCGCCGCGTGCCCGCCGTACCACCTCGCGATCGTCGTCGGCGGCACGTCGGCCGAGTTCGCGCTCAAGACCGCGAAGTACGCCAGCGCCCGCTGGCTGGACACGCTGCCCAAGGCCGGGTCGGAGACGGGGCACGGCTTCCGCGACCAGGAGATGGAGGCGGAGGTCCTGGGGATCACCCAGCGGCTCGGCATCGGCGCGCAGTTCGGGGGCAAGTACTTCTGTCATGACGTACGGGTAGTGCGTCTGCCCCGGCACGGCGCTTCGGTCCCGATCGCGATCGCGGTGTCTTGCTCCGCGGACCGCCAGGCGCTCGCCCGCATCACCGAGGAGGGCGTCTTCCTCGAGCAGCTCGAGCACGAGCCGGCCCACTTCCTGCCAGAGACCACCGACGAGCACCTGTCCGACGACGTCGTGCACATCGACCTGCACCAGCCGATGGACGCGATCCGGGCACAGCTGTCGCAGCTGCCCGTGCGCACCCGCCTGTCGCTCTCCGGACCGATGGTCGTCGCCCGCGACATCGCGCACGCCAAGATCAAGGAACGCCTCGATGCGGGCGAGGGAATGCCGGCCTACCTGCGCGACATGTGCGTGTACTACGCCGGGCCGGCGAAGACCCCGGCGGGCTATGCCTCCGGATCCTTCGGGCCGACGACCGCCGGACGGATGGACTCCTATGTGGATGCCTTCCAGAAGGCCGGTGGCTCCTTCGTCATGCTGGCCAAGGGGAACCGGTCGCCCGCGGTGACCAAGGCGTGCCAGGAGAACGGGGGCTTCTACCTCGGCTCGATCGGCGGGCCTGCCGCCCGGCTGGCGCAGGACTGCATCAAGTCGGTCGAGGTCCTGGAGTACCCCGAGCTCGGCATGGAGGCGGTCTGGAAGATCGAGGTCGAGGACTTCCCGGCGTTCGTCGTCGTCGACGACAAGGGCAACGACTTCTTCTCCGACCCGCTCGGGACGTCGACCCCGCTGGTCACGCGGATCCCCGTCGGCCCCCCCGAGAGCTGA
- a CDS encoding class II fumarate hydratase, producing MAEQGFRIEHDTLGEVLVPATAKWRAQTQRAVANFPVSGEPVAPEVVHALARIKAAAARVNAQLGVIDAPTAQAVRAAALDVASGAYDEQFPVDVFQTGSGTSTNMNVNEVVATLASEALGHDVHPNDVVNAGQSSNDTFPTAVHVAAATGLVADLLPSMEELAATLRVLAGRHAETVKAGRTHLMDATPITFGQEVGGWATQVELGAERVRTALPRLAALPLGGTAVGTGVNATAGFAAAVVAELVEATGVPFTEARDHVEAQSARDSLVETSGQLRVVAVSLTKICNDLRLMNSGPMTGLAEIRLPDLQPGSSIMPGKVNPVVPEAVLQVCAQVVGNDATLAWAGASGLFELNVMMPVMARNLLESIRLLAAACRLLAGKALTGLEVDAERMRAYAEASPAVATALTRYLGYEEAAAVAKQAQREGRPVADVVVERGHILSGRLTEAELAAALDVLSMTHPSSE from the coding sequence GTGGCCGAGCAGGGATTCCGCATCGAGCACGACACCCTCGGAGAGGTCCTCGTCCCGGCGACGGCGAAGTGGCGCGCGCAGACCCAGCGGGCGGTAGCCAACTTCCCGGTCAGCGGGGAGCCGGTCGCACCTGAGGTCGTGCACGCGCTGGCCCGGATCAAGGCGGCCGCGGCCCGGGTGAACGCGCAGCTGGGTGTCATCGACGCGCCGACGGCGCAGGCGGTACGCGCCGCCGCGCTGGACGTCGCATCCGGGGCCTACGACGAGCAGTTCCCGGTCGACGTCTTCCAGACCGGCTCGGGCACCTCGACGAACATGAACGTCAACGAGGTCGTGGCCACCCTGGCGAGCGAGGCGCTCGGCCATGACGTCCACCCCAACGACGTCGTCAACGCCGGGCAGAGCAGCAACGACACCTTCCCCACCGCGGTGCACGTCGCGGCGGCCACCGGCCTCGTGGCCGACCTCCTGCCCTCGATGGAGGAGCTCGCGGCCACCCTCCGCGTCCTGGCGGGGCGGCACGCCGAGACCGTGAAGGCGGGACGAACGCACCTCATGGACGCCACGCCGATCACCTTCGGGCAGGAGGTGGGCGGATGGGCGACGCAGGTGGAGCTGGGGGCCGAGCGCGTACGCACGGCGCTGCCCCGCCTGGCCGCCCTCCCGCTCGGGGGCACCGCGGTCGGGACGGGCGTCAACGCCACGGCCGGCTTCGCCGCCGCCGTCGTGGCCGAGCTCGTCGAAGCGACCGGGGTGCCGTTCACCGAGGCGCGCGACCACGTCGAGGCGCAGTCCGCACGGGACTCCCTCGTCGAGACGTCCGGCCAGCTGCGGGTCGTCGCGGTGTCGTTGACCAAGATCTGCAACGACCTCCGGCTGATGAACTCGGGCCCCATGACCGGCCTCGCGGAGATCCGGCTGCCCGACCTGCAGCCCGGGTCGTCGATCATGCCGGGCAAGGTGAACCCGGTGGTGCCCGAGGCGGTGCTGCAGGTCTGCGCGCAGGTCGTCGGGAACGACGCGACGCTGGCCTGGGCGGGTGCCTCGGGGCTCTTCGAGCTCAACGTGATGATGCCGGTGATGGCCCGTAACCTCCTGGAGTCCATCCGGCTGCTCGCCGCCGCCTGCCGCCTCCTGGCGGGCAAGGCGCTGACCGGCCTGGAGGTGGACGCCGAGCGCATGCGCGCGTACGCGGAGGCCTCGCCGGCGGTGGCGACCGCGTTGACCCGCTACCTCGGCTACGAGGAGGCGGCCGCCGTGGCCAAGCAGGCGCAGCGCGAGGGCCGACCCGTGGCTGACGTCGTGGTCGAGCGCGGCCACATCCTCTCCGGCCGTCTCACCGAGGCCGAGCTCGCCGCCGCCCTCGACGTCCTCTCGATGACCCACCCCTCTTCCGAATGA
- a CDS encoding aromatic ring-hydroxylating dioxygenase subunit alpha has protein sequence MFSQQLRGTPAPLDLSAVAESALPHGQSRMLPRAAYVDPDVLAWEQANFFSGWTCLGRADDLADPGAQRAYAAGSEGVLVTRAEDGRLRGFANVCRHRAHELLPCGASVTKRAVVCPYHAWTYRLDGSLRGAPGFRDVEGFDTEGLGLVELPVVDWHGWVFVDSSAVAGSFEDHVGSLEEIVAPYHPEHLRVASSHSYEVAANWKVIVENYQECYHCSNIHPELCRVSPPESGENITGPGDWVGGWMDLREGAATMSFDGESRGTTITGLSPQEQRTVMYVVVFPNILVSLHPDYVMTHVLRPITVDRTFVECSWLFPQESLAKPDFDASYAVDFWDLTNRQDWAACESVQRGLSSEHSIPGPLAPDEDGVYHFVSRVAEGYLARS, from the coding sequence GTGTTCAGTCAGCAACTGCGCGGGACACCCGCCCCCCTTGACCTCTCCGCCGTCGCGGAATCCGCGCTGCCGCACGGGCAGAGCCGGATGCTGCCGCGGGCGGCGTACGTCGACCCCGACGTCCTCGCCTGGGAGCAGGCGAACTTCTTCTCGGGCTGGACCTGCCTGGGCCGGGCGGACGACCTCGCCGATCCCGGCGCCCAGCGGGCGTACGCCGCGGGGAGCGAGGGAGTCCTGGTCACCCGCGCCGAGGACGGGCGGTTGCGCGGCTTCGCCAACGTCTGCCGCCATCGGGCCCACGAGCTGCTGCCGTGCGGTGCCTCGGTGACCAAGCGCGCAGTCGTCTGTCCCTACCACGCGTGGACGTACCGGCTGGACGGCTCCCTGCGGGGTGCGCCCGGTTTCCGCGACGTCGAGGGCTTCGACACCGAGGGCCTCGGCCTGGTCGAGCTCCCGGTCGTCGACTGGCACGGGTGGGTGTTCGTGGACTCCTCCGCGGTGGCGGGGTCGTTCGAGGACCACGTGGGCTCCCTCGAGGAGATCGTGGCGCCCTACCACCCGGAGCACCTGCGGGTCGCGTCGTCCCACTCCTACGAGGTCGCGGCGAACTGGAAGGTCATCGTCGAGAACTACCAGGAGTGCTACCACTGCTCGAACATCCACCCGGAGCTGTGCCGGGTCAGCCCGCCGGAGAGCGGCGAGAACATCACCGGCCCGGGGGACTGGGTCGGTGGCTGGATGGACCTGCGCGAGGGCGCGGCCACGATGTCCTTCGACGGCGAGAGCCGCGGTACGACGATCACCGGGCTGAGCCCCCAGGAGCAGCGCACGGTGATGTACGTGGTGGTCTTCCCGAACATCCTGGTCAGCCTGCACCCCGACTACGTGATGACCCACGTGCTGCGCCCGATCACCGTGGACCGCACGTTCGTCGAGTGCTCGTGGCTGTTCCCGCAGGAGTCGCTCGCGAAGCCCGACTTCGACGCCTCCTATGCCGTCGACTTCTGGGACCTGACCAACCGGCAGGACTGGGCCGCCTGCGAGTCCGTCCAGCGCGGGCTGTCCTCCGAGCACTCGATCCCCGGCCCGCTGGCCCCCGACGAGGACGGGGTCTACCACTTCGTCAGCCGGGTCGCCGAGGGCTACCTCGCCCGCTCCTGA
- a CDS encoding ABC transporter permease subunit, with the protein MTVALERPSVEVTSRAQRRRGLWGWWESPWRQPVFLQLLTFGYLAWSLLPVLVAILFSFNAGKSRTVWQGFSFRWYWGDPVRSVWHDGSLHTALVHTLVLGVVTTAITVPLGVAFALGVDRWHGRLPSGANFAMLLSFVIPETLLAVALLFLVTQVTTPLHLGTTAQVVGLTTFQLSYPVVIVRARLITIGKQYEEAAIDLGASPTGSIRRVLLPMLMPAIFVSAVLVFADVVDDFVIVRYLSSDASTEPVSVKIYNTARAAPTPALNALATLVLLASLLAVTLGFVFFKWLSRGEKSDSGVQDFASGL; encoded by the coding sequence ATGACCGTCGCCCTGGAACGGCCGAGCGTCGAGGTCACCTCGCGGGCGCAGCGTCGGCGCGGGCTGTGGGGCTGGTGGGAGAGCCCCTGGCGCCAGCCCGTCTTCCTGCAGCTGCTGACCTTCGGCTACCTCGCCTGGTCGTTGCTGCCGGTGCTGGTGGCCATCTTGTTCTCGTTCAACGCGGGCAAGTCGCGCACCGTGTGGCAGGGCTTCTCGTTCCGCTGGTACTGGGGCGATCCGGTCCGCTCGGTGTGGCACGACGGGAGCCTGCACACCGCGCTCGTGCACACCCTCGTTCTCGGGGTCGTGACGACCGCGATCACGGTGCCGCTGGGAGTCGCCTTCGCGCTCGGCGTCGACCGGTGGCACGGGCGGCTGCCCTCCGGGGCGAACTTCGCGATGCTGCTGTCGTTCGTGATCCCGGAGACGCTGCTCGCGGTCGCCCTGCTCTTCCTGGTGACCCAGGTCACGACACCGCTGCACCTCGGCACGACGGCTCAGGTGGTCGGCCTCACGACGTTCCAGCTCTCCTATCCGGTGGTCATCGTCCGAGCGAGGCTCATCACGATCGGCAAGCAGTACGAGGAGGCCGCGATCGACCTCGGCGCCTCGCCGACCGGCTCGATCCGCCGGGTCCTGCTGCCGATGCTCATGCCGGCCATCTTCGTCAGCGCTGTCCTCGTCTTCGCCGACGTGGTGGACGACTTCGTCATCGTCCGCTACCTGTCCTCCGACGCGTCGACCGAGCCAGTGTCGGTCAAGATCTACAACACCGCACGGGCGGCTCCCACGCCCGCGCTGAACGCGCTCGCCACCCTGGTGCTCCTCGCGTCACTCCTGGCGGTCACGCTAGGGTTCGTGTTCTTCAAGTGGCTCTCGCGGGGCGAGAAGAGCGACTCCGGCGTGCAGGACTTCGCCTCCGGTCTCTGA
- a CDS encoding ABC transporter permease: MSTVATTEPPPTAPVSPPPAGRAVRLAHWARRNWLWILLASPGILWLASLFLVPMYVVFTIVFGQIDPIFRTPLPVWNPIEWNTVEFNYVFTHIFGSDGYFGPALLRTAVYVLTASVMCLFVAYPVAYYTARYAGRRRGWLLAALIAPFWISYMMRMLAWVNLLQNDGLVNKVLHTNVDWLDGKPYVVVLGLVYGYVPYMILPLYAGLDRFSPNVLEAARDLGAGRLETFRRVTLRLSMPAIIASVLLTCLPMLGDYYTADLLSASPSTSMVGNLINNSVLTPGQTGQGGAFVLIVLAVSLIPMLLYVRSARDEGVAS; the protein is encoded by the coding sequence GTGAGCACGGTCGCCACGACCGAGCCGCCACCAACGGCACCGGTCTCCCCACCGCCCGCGGGCCGCGCGGTCCGACTGGCGCACTGGGCGCGCCGCAACTGGCTGTGGATCCTGCTGGCTTCGCCGGGGATACTCTGGCTGGCCAGCCTGTTCCTGGTGCCGATGTACGTCGTGTTCACGATCGTCTTCGGCCAGATCGACCCGATCTTCCGAACACCGCTCCCGGTCTGGAACCCGATCGAGTGGAACACGGTCGAGTTCAACTACGTCTTCACGCACATCTTCGGGTCCGACGGCTACTTCGGGCCGGCCCTGCTGCGGACCGCGGTATACGTGCTGACCGCCAGTGTGATGTGCCTGTTCGTCGCCTACCCGGTCGCCTACTACACCGCGCGCTACGCCGGTCGCCGGCGCGGGTGGCTGCTCGCGGCGCTCATCGCACCCTTCTGGATCAGCTACATGATGCGGATGCTGGCGTGGGTCAACCTGTTGCAGAACGACGGCCTCGTCAACAAGGTCCTGCACACCAACGTCGACTGGCTGGACGGCAAGCCCTACGTCGTCGTGCTCGGGCTGGTCTACGGCTACGTGCCGTACATGATCCTTCCGCTGTACGCCGGACTCGACCGCTTCTCCCCGAACGTGCTCGAGGCGGCGCGCGACCTCGGCGCGGGGCGGCTCGAGACCTTCCGTCGGGTGACGCTGCGGCTGAGCATGCCGGCCATCATCGCCTCGGTGCTGCTGACCTGCCTGCCGATGCTCGGTGACTACTACACGGCGGACCTGCTCTCGGCGTCACCCAGCACCTCGATGGTCGGCAACCTGATCAACAACTCGGTGCTCACCCCGGGACAGACGGGGCAGGGCGGTGCGTTCGTGCTCATCGTCCTCGCGGTCTCGCTGATCCCGATGCTGCTGTACGTGCGCAGCGCGCGCGACGAGGGCGTGGCGTCATGA
- a CDS encoding spermidine/putrescine ABC transporter substrate-binding protein: MVGPREDGDRVVRRAPIRRRSFLRGLALGAVVGPGLVETLAACGSQTPGGVPLSSSTPVGSGSAARSSGPAGGLQIATPDNPVTWPIYDDNPIIGNSLTPEKNATLRLYNYEDYIDPNAIKSFQKKYAKYNVKVQVSTFNDTDEALLKIRDGKVPYDIYFPSYDQISKMVTARLIRPLNHSYIPNISNVWPEFTNPWYDQNWQYTVPYTVYTTGIGWRTDKATVDPSKQQNPYDVFWNPKSSNVAVIDDWHTCMALPLLREGRGADINSTDPAVIKDVQDGLLSMQAATHPKVTITMYNDLPAGELSLCQMWSGDVVNAVSYLPKGTPPTVLGYWFPPDGKGSVDNDLMVILKGGKNPVLAHLFLNHMLDTKTALGNFAFIGYQPPQNALDVNRLVSGGYVPANLSAAVVKRPYFTEGYRLLELPPAADAAWHQVWTRFKAGA, from the coding sequence GTGGTCGGACCTCGAGAGGACGGCGACCGGGTCGTGCGCAGGGCGCCGATCCGCCGGCGATCCTTCCTTCGTGGCCTCGCGCTGGGGGCCGTCGTGGGCCCGGGTCTGGTCGAGACGCTCGCCGCCTGCGGCTCGCAGACGCCGGGCGGCGTTCCGCTGTCGAGCAGCACGCCGGTCGGCTCGGGCAGTGCGGCGCGGTCCTCGGGGCCCGCCGGCGGGCTGCAGATCGCCACTCCGGACAACCCGGTCACCTGGCCGATCTACGACGACAACCCGATCATCGGCAACAGCCTCACGCCCGAGAAGAACGCCACGCTGCGGCTGTACAACTACGAGGACTACATCGACCCGAACGCCATCAAGTCCTTCCAGAAGAAGTACGCGAAGTACAACGTCAAGGTGCAGGTGTCGACGTTCAACGACACCGACGAGGCGCTGCTGAAGATCCGTGACGGCAAGGTGCCGTACGACATCTACTTCCCGAGCTACGACCAGATCTCGAAGATGGTCACCGCTCGGCTCATCCGCCCGTTGAACCACTCCTACATCCCGAACATCTCCAACGTCTGGCCCGAGTTCACCAACCCCTGGTACGACCAGAACTGGCAGTACACGGTCCCGTACACCGTCTACACGACGGGGATCGGCTGGCGGACCGACAAGGCGACCGTCGACCCGAGCAAGCAGCAGAACCCCTATGACGTGTTCTGGAACCCGAAGTCCTCCAACGTCGCCGTCATCGACGACTGGCACACGTGCATGGCCCTACCCCTGCTGCGTGAGGGACGCGGCGCGGACATCAACTCCACGGACCCCGCCGTCATCAAGGACGTGCAGGACGGGCTGCTGTCGATGCAGGCCGCGACGCATCCCAAGGTCACCATCACCATGTACAACGACCTGCCGGCGGGCGAGCTCAGCCTCTGCCAGATGTGGTCGGGTGACGTGGTCAACGCGGTGTCGTACCTGCCGAAGGGCACCCCGCCGACGGTCCTCGGCTACTGGTTCCCGCCGGACGGCAAGGGCTCGGTGGACAACGACCTCATGGTCATCCTCAAGGGCGGGAAGAACCCGGTGCTCGCCCACCTGTTCCTCAACCACATGCTCGACACCAAGACCGCCCTCGGGAACTTCGCCTTCATCGGCTACCAGCCGCCGCAGAACGCGTTGGACGTGAACAGGCTGGTGAGCGGTGGCTACGTCCCCGCGAACCTGTCGGCGGCCGTGGTCAAGCGCCCGTACTTCACCGAGGGGTACCGCCTCCTCGAGCTCCCCCCCGCGGCCGACGCCGCATGGCACCAGGTCTGGACCCGGTTCAAGGCCGGAGCGTGA